In Amblyraja radiata isolate CabotCenter1 chromosome 28, sAmbRad1.1.pri, whole genome shotgun sequence, one DNA window encodes the following:
- the znhit3 gene encoding zinc finger HIT domain-containing protein 3 isoform X2: MKICGVCEEQAPKYRCPICDLRYCSVGCYKKHKGDCKAQESGSVSSISEVEGITWQNRKDDILGEDEESDWVPFEKLKLLESEELKSLLCNPHLRQLLLTIDRAEDKENIMKSAMQEPIFVEFADRCLQTVEPPVKEDITDS, from the exons ATGAAGATCTGCGGCGTGTGCGAGGAGCAGGCTCCGAAATACCGGTGTCCCATCTGCGACCTGCGCTA TTGTTCTGTGGGATGCTACAAGAAACACAAGG GTGATTGCAAAGCCCAAGAGTCTGGTTCAGTGTCATCGATTTCAGAAGTGGAGGGAATAACATGGCAAAACCGCAAAG ATGACATCTTGGGTGAAGATGAAGAATCTGATTGGGTACCATTTGAAAAATTGAAACTATTGG AATCTGAGGAATTGAAGAGTTTACTGTGCAATCCCCATCTTCGACAATTATTATTGACAATAGACAgagcagaagataaagaaaacatCATGAAATCAGCTATGCAAGAACCTATTTTCGTGGAATTTGCTGATCGCTGTCTACAAACAGTAGAACCACCAGTAAAAGAAGACATTACTGATTCCTAG
- the znhit3 gene encoding zinc finger HIT domain-containing protein 3 isoform X1, producing MKICGVCEEQAPKYRCPICDLRYCSVGCYKKHKGDCKAQESGSVSSISEVEGITWQNRKDDILGEDEESDWVPFEKLKLLAESEELKSLLCNPHLRQLLLTIDRAEDKENIMKSAMQEPIFVEFADRCLQTVEPPVKEDITDS from the exons ATGAAGATCTGCGGCGTGTGCGAGGAGCAGGCTCCGAAATACCGGTGTCCCATCTGCGACCTGCGCTA TTGTTCTGTGGGATGCTACAAGAAACACAAGG GTGATTGCAAAGCCCAAGAGTCTGGTTCAGTGTCATCGATTTCAGAAGTGGAGGGAATAACATGGCAAAACCGCAAAG ATGACATCTTGGGTGAAGATGAAGAATCTGATTGGGTACCATTTGAAAAATTGAAACTATTGG CAGAATCTGAGGAATTGAAGAGTTTACTGTGCAATCCCCATCTTCGACAATTATTATTGACAATAGACAgagcagaagataaagaaaacatCATGAAATCAGCTATGCAAGAACCTATTTTCGTGGAATTTGCTGATCGCTGTCTACAAACAGTAGAACCACCAGTAAAAGAAGACATTACTGATTCCTAG
- the LOC116989173 gene encoding lysophosphatidic acid receptor 3-like — translation MNRASNGSVGHGNNTVTWSPWLVLSLAIPQMGINVISIICNCLVIFSTVSARRLHKPIFILFGSLALSDLLSSVSSFWTVLLFISEPENSVYGSRELLYPYAILATSVLSTAYNLIGIGVERYLTMMPNCLRPRCRISRYQTWAMAITGWLLAALFGGLPLMGWNCLDEEATSSALYRPLCIDYLVFITIPNCVVTFVSLFFTYVSIIVILKRQQCIIAAQGHVSNRYRAAETQVTRTSVIIWVMTGVSYAPFFSGVLWDALDHSHFQDLQIHVFILRNVTAIMITLNSLVNPVVYCHRLKGLGTFVGSFKCHFSKRIHVRTVKTV, via the coding sequence ATGAACCGTGCGTCAAATGGCTCGGTGGGACACGGCAATAACACCGTGACATGGAGCCCGTGGTTGGTGTTGTCGCTGGCAATCCCGCAAATGGGCATCAATGTAATCTCCATCATTTGCAACTGCCTAGTGATCTTCAGTACCGTCTCCGCAAGGCGTCTTCACAAGCCCATCTTCATTCTCTTTGGGAGCTTGGCTCTGTCTGACCTCCTCTCAAGCGTATCTTCCTTTTGGACCGTTTTACTGTTTATCTCTGAGCCGGAGAACAGTGTGTACGGCTCGAGAGAATTGCTCTACCCGTACGCCATCCTTGCCACCTCTGTCCTGTCAACCGCCTATAACCTGATCGGCATTGGCGTGGAACGGTATCTCACGATGATGCCAAACTGTTTGCGACCAAGATGCAGGATATCCCGCTATCAGACCTGGGCGATGGCCATCACCGGCTGGCTGCTGGCAGCACTTTTCGGAGGACTCCCTCTGATGGGTTGGAATTGTTTGGACGAAGAGGCAACATCTTCTGCTCTTTACCGGCCCCTGTGCATCGACTACCTGGTCTTCATTACAATCCCTAACTGCGTGGTGACCTTCGTTTCTCTATTCTTCACCTACGTTTCCATCATTGTTATTTTAAAGAGACAGCAATGTATCATTGCAGCCCAGGGTCACGTTAGTAACAGATACAGGGCGGCCGAGACACAGGTAACGAGAACAAGTGTGATCATTTGGGTCATGACTGGGGTCTCATATGCACCGTTTTTTTCGGGAGTTCTCTGGGACGCCTTGGACCACTCGCACTTCCAGGACCTTCAAATACACGTTTTTATCCTTAGAAATGTCACCGCCATAATGATAACGCTGAACTCTTTGGTTAACCCCGTGGTCTATTGTCACAGGTTGAAGGGTTTGGGAACGTTTGTCGGTTCATTCAAATGTCATTTTAGTAAAAGAATCCACGTGCGAACTGTCAAAACTGTCTAA